Part of the bacterium genome, CGGGAGGGGCCGGGCTCGGCGGGATGGAGGAGCGGGCCACCCTCCTTGGCGGCGTAGTCCGCATCACCTCCACCCCAGAGGCCGGAACCGACGTCCTTGCGGAACTGCCCCTCCCGGCTACGGCCGGCCAGTCCTGATGACGAGACCTTACACCGCGGCGGGCTCCTTCGCAAACTCGCTCACGGCCGGATGGACCAGCCTGGCGTAATCCGTGTAGGTCATCGTGGCCGTCCGGCGGTGACTTCCCGCATTAAAGAAGATCACCGGGTCACGCGCCAGCGCCGCGTCCACGAGCACAGGCACGCCGTAGAGATTCCCGAACGGTGGCATGGCCCCGACCTCGCAACCGGGAAACAGGTGACCGAACTCCTCCTCGACCGCCAGGCGGACCTCCTCGGCTCCGAGCGCCTTCCGGACAGCGCCGAGGTCGACTTTAGCCACTCCCGGCACGACCACCATCACCGGGTTACCGTCCGCGACGACCATCACGGCCTTCGCGATCAGCCGGCCGGAGACGTGTTCGACCTGGGCCAGTTCCTGAGCCGTGTAGCGGGGAGGGTGCTCGTCAATGGTATACGCCACCCGTTCCGTGTCCAGGTAACCCTCGAGAAGTTCCAGGCCGGAAACCCGATGCTTCAGCTCTAGCAACATCCGCCTCACCTCCCTTCACCCCTCACAATAGCCCGCGTTGATCCGGAAGGGCATCGGGCCCGCGTCCGATTCTGGGCAAGTCCCGGGCCGGATGATCCGCGGCGGCGCTCCCACACGGCTTCAGGTCTGCGCAGAACCGCAAATCGGGCCGGGGCCGGATGTCGGATCCAGCCGCCGTAATAGATGATGACTGTGGATGCGAGGACGAGAAAGACTCCCTATGTCAAGAGGCGATTGCGAGATGAGCCTCTCGAGCGTTGAGGAAGACGGCTTGATCGTACAGGCGGTGATCGCGGCGCATGGCGATGATGATGCGCAGCCAGACGTTGCCGAGCATGCGGACTGCCTCCGCGTGCTTTTTGCCGCGAGCGCGCGCTCGGCGATAATAGGCCTTGGCCCACGCACAATGGATGATGCTACAGAACGCAAAGTGCCACATGGTCTCGCGCAAGGGATGGATGCAGGCCCGGCGAACGTGAACGGTGCGGGAGGTGCCGCTCGCGCGTGTCACAGGAGCGGTGCCGGCTGCGCACTGGGCGATGGCAGGGTCGCGATACCGGTCGCGATTGTCGCCCAGTTCTCCCACCATCCTGGCGGCGAGAAGGTCGCCAGCGCCGGGCAGGCTCAGGTAGAGCTCGCCGTCAGGATGGGTTCTCAATACCCGCTGAATCTCCGCCTCGTAGGCCGCCGTCTCCTCAACCAACGCTCGCAGTTGGTGGCCCAGGGTCTGCGCCAAGCGCGCTTTGGTGCGGAGAATCACCGGGGCCACTTGGAAAGCCGGCTGAGTGAGGCGGGCGTGGATCTCGCGCGCTTTGGCCGCGGCTCCCGGCTGGTGATGCTGACGCAAGAAGCCTTCCAGCTGTGGCACCGACGCACTCCGCAGCGCGGCCGGGGTGGGAAACCGTTGCAGGACGGCCAAGGCTACCGGGCGGTCCGGATCCCCGAAGAGGTCCAGGAAGGCGGGGAAGTAGGCCTTCAGACAGGCGGTAAGCTGGTTGCTGAGCATGGTGCGGGTCCGAACCAACTCGGCGCGGTCGCGGGTCAGCACGCGCAGTTCCTGAGCGGGCTCCGAGTCGGGCACCAACGGGTGATAGAGGGCGCGATCCGTCCGCAGCAGCGTCGCCAAGACCCACGCGTCCCGCAGATCCGATTTGCTGCCGGCCACCCGAAAGCGCTCGCGATGGCGATCGACCGCCTTGGGATTGATGGCATAGACGACAAACCCTTGGTCGAGCAGTGCGCTAACCAGGAGACCTTGCGAGGTCTCGAGGGCCACGGACACCTCCTCCGGCCCGCGCGCATGCGTCCGGATCGCTGCAAACAAGGCGGCCAGTCCCTCAGGCGTATGTGGAATGCTGCCCGAGGCCAACGTCGCACCCGCTTCATCCATCACGCAATACACGTGCTCAGCATCCGCCCAATCGATGCCCACCAACAGCACTGGCGTCTCACCTCCTCCCTGATGTCGCCAAGGGCCTCGCGCGGCTCAGCCACGGCCTCTTATGGAACGGCGTTTCAGACGCGTCTCCCTATCGGTGGTCTCAGGCCGCGCCGCTCCCAGGGAGAGATCGTCTTTCTCAGGCGGTCAAGCCGCAAGGAGGGTATGATCTTCTCCCCGAGAGTGGCACCTCTACTACGTCTTATTCGACACACACTATGACATAAGAGGAGGATCACGATGAACCGGTATGATGCGGAGATGTCGAAGTTGTTCGCCGTCGAACAGCAACTGCTGAACACTGCGGTGTCGCTGCGCTCCGCCGAGCACCGGCTCGGCAATGGGCAACTGCGGGAGGAGATTCGCGAGATCCTCCGCTCGGTGGAAGATACCACGGAACTCACCAAGAGGGTGAAGCGAATCATGCTCAACGAGTGGCGGTTGGCCGAGGCGAAGCAAGACGCGGCATAAGCAGTCCGCTCCTAGGCCGCCTGGGATCAAGGGGGAGGGAGAGATGCTGGTTCGCGATCGGATGACCACCAACGTCTTTACCGTCACTGCCGACACGTCGTTGGAGCGCGCGATGAGCGAGATGCGGATCCGGCACATCCGCCGCTTGCCGGTGCTCCAAGAGGGTCATCTTATCGGGATCGTCACCTGGACAGACTTGATGCGCGCCCAACCCTCGTCAGCATCCACGTTAAGCCGGTGGGAGATCCCCGCCCTTCTGGAGAAGGCGCCTGTCCGCGAGGTGATGACCCGGTCCGTCGAGACCGTTGCTCCGGACATTCCGCTGGAGGAGGCCGCCACCATCATGCGCCGGCGCAAAATCGGCGGGCTGCCCGTCGTAAAGAACGGGACCCTGGTGGGGATCGTCACCGAGAGCGACATCTTCGATGCGTTCATTTCCTTGCTGGGCGCGCGGTATCCATCCTATCGGATCACGTTGGACGTGGACGATAGCGCAGCGGCCCTCCCAGACATCACGGCGGCCTTTCACCTCCTCGGACTGCGGTTGTTCATGGTGTCCACCTATCCTGCCGAGCAGGGACGGCTTCGGGTGGTCGCGCGAGTGGACCGGGCGGTTCCGCTCACAAGCCTGGTGGACTCCCTGAGAGAGCGAGGTCTGGAGACCGTTCACGCCGCCGATGGTGGCAAGGTGATCATTGAAGTAGCGCGCGCGTAGGAGGGGCCCGGGTCTTACCCGGTCGCTAACGCACGATCAGGACCGGAATACGCGCCCCATGGAGGACTCGTTCGCTCACGCTTCCAAGAATGAGCCCGCCGATCTGCCCTAGACCGCGGCACCCTATGATGATCAGATCCGCCTTGTGCTCCTCGGCCGTCTTCAGGATCTCCCCCGCAAGGTCTCCCCGTCGGTACACGCGCGTCACGCGAGTGTCGAGTCCCCCGAACGCGTGCATCGTCTGATCCAGGATGGCCTGGCTGGCTTGTTGTAGGCCTTCCTCCAGGTCGCCGAGGTCGAACACCGCGTCCAGTCCGACGGCGCCCATGGCAATCGCCGGGAAATAACCGACGTTGACGAGCATCACCTCCGCCTCACGCAGGTCGCGGGCAAGGCGGGCTGCCATCTCCGCCGCCTTGAGCGCGTGCGGTGACCCGTCGGTCGCCACAAGCATCCGCATCATGCTGTCACCGCACAACACGGACAGAATACTGGCCGCCCCATTCACAGGGGACGCGGCGATCGTCCAGGGGGTCGTTCCAGGGCACGCCGTCCACAATGAACAGGTACGGATACTCACCCGGGGCGAGGGTCAACGTGATGCGCCATGCGCCATCCGGACCCCGCTTCATACGGTGTGCCGCCGTATCCCACCGGTTGAACGAGCCCACAAGCGCGACCCACTTGGCCTTGGGCGCATGCCGAGCGTCGAATCGAAATGCGACTTCCTGCACAGACCCGGTGACCGGGGAAACCATCACGAGGTTTGTCATCATGAACCCCTCCTCACATCACAACATACTGAGAGTTTCTTCATGGCTCGTCGCGTTCGTCGTCTTCCCCTGCGACGTCGCGGATCAGGATCAGCCGCTGATACACAGGCAGGAGCCCCTCGTCGCGAAACCCGTAGCGCAGGAGCATCTTCCGTAACTCCACTTGGTTTTGATAGAGCTCGACCACAAGCTGTTTCAACCCCAACGCCCTCGCGAGGTCCAGGATCTCCCTGAGCAGCACGGCCCCCAGGCCCCGCCTCCGATACTCGGGGCGAACGCAGGCGCGGAACTTACCGATGCCGCACATCGGCTCCATGAAACCACGAACGCAAGCGCGGAACTCGCCGATGCCGCGCATCGGCTCCACGAAACGACGATGGAGCGTCGCGTCGCCCACGATTTTCCCGTCTAGCTCGGCGACGATGGGAAGCACGCGGTCGTAATTGATACTTCGACACCACCGACGGACGATGACGGGATTGGTCACATTATCTTGAAGATTCCGCAGGTCTTCATAGGGGGTGCCGATGAACATCTGCACAAGCTTCTCCTCATCCCTCGGGACCAGGGGCCGAAGCCTCACCCTGGCGCCGTCGGGCAGCTCAACGGCGCGGGGGTACCGCTCGAACACAGGCCGGAGTTCAGGTGGCACATCCTTTTTCCGACTGGGCGTCGTCAACACTCTGATCACCATCGGGCATTCCCTCTTTCCAGCGGCTCGACACGCTCCCGCCCAGACCAACGTACTATCCCAGCGCCATGAGCGGAATCGGCTCTCAGCCCGAACCCGGGGTCGGGCTCAGGCCTGATTGTGGAGAGGGCACGGAGTGAGGGATACTTGACGTGGGCCTCGGTTCGGGGGGAGCACCTGTGCAAGAGCGGAGAATCCAGACGATTCTCGTTCCAACCGATTTCTCTGAGGGGGCGGCCTACGCGCTGGAATGGGCTCGGACCCTCGCGCGGGCGTTTCGTGCCAAGATCGTCGTCCTTCACGTCTTGGACCTTCCCGTTGCCTGGACGCCGCTCGGTGGACTCGGATCAATCCCCACCCCGCTCTCGGCCGAGTCCGTTGAGCATCTTACCACCGAAGCTCAAACGATCCTCGAGACCGTAGCGCGGGACGCGCCGGAGGTGGCGCCACGCCTCCTGCGTAAGGGACATCCCCGAGAGGTCATCCTCGCAGTGGTCGAGGAGGTGGGCGCCGACGCGGTCGTGATGGGCACACACGGCCGGCGAGGCGTCTCGCACCTGTTCATCGGGAGCGTCGCCGAGCACGTCGTGCGTCACTCGCCTGTACCGGTGTGGACGGTCCGCGCGGAGGAGCCGCGCTCATCTGAACGGTGAGCGAAAGGCCACCATCCGGCAGAGCGCCCGCTTCTTGTGTGGCGGCGACGCGGGGACTTCCTCGTAGTGGGCGATGCGCAAATCTGAGAACACGCGTGCGAGTTCTCGGGGCCCCACGCGATGCGCAATCTCGCTGGGATAATCGACCGCGGGATCGTACAGGGGGGTCTCCACGAGTACGGCTCCCCCAGGGACCAGCGCTAGAGCAAGTTGCGGAAGCAGTGCGCGGTTCAGGTAGTACGAGTTGATGATGAGGTCATAGGTCGCCCAGGGCAACATCACGTCGTCCAGGTCGACCGCAGCCGCCCTCACCGGCAGCTTCTGCGCTTGGGCCTGATGCGCGAGGCGCGAGAGGGCCACGAGGGAAATGTCCAACGCATCGACGCGATAGCCGTGTTGAGCCAGGTAGATCGCATGGCGGCCGCACCCGGCCGCCAAGTCCAGCGCGCGACCATTCGGAAGATACGGCAGCCAAGCCGCTAGATAGGCCGACGGGGGCCCCTCGAGCACCGGGACGCCGGCAGTGTGTTTCTGATCCCACTCCAACCGGTCCTCACGCATCCTACCTCGCCTCAAACGAACCTCGCGATCAGAAGAGGCCCATGATCCGTCCCGCGTTCGGCCATGTCGGTCCGAGCTTTAAGCCACGTCGCGCTTCATCGACTCGAACTGCTCTTTGGTGAGCTCGCCGGCCGCGTAGCGCCGGCGGAGGATCTCCAAAGGGGTCTCGGGGAGCCGGCCATCGCCGCCGCGGGTGTTCATCCACCGAACCGCGACAACGGCGCCGGCGATGACCAGCACCCAAAATGCCACCATCATGATCCACCCCGCGGCCATCCAGCCCCATCCGCCACCGTACCCGTAAGGCCACATCGTCGCCCTCCTGCCCCAGACAGGCGGGGGGAGCCGATGAACCGCTCCCCCCGCGCCTCCAGCACTATTGCTCGACCTTCACCTTGACCGAGGTCGCCTTAGCCCGTTCGGACTTCGGCACCTTCACCTCGAGCACGCCGTCTTTGTACGTTGCCTTCGCCTCGATGCCCTTCACCTCGGCGAGGAACGGCAACGTGCGCAGGAACGTCCCGTACTGCATCTCCCGCTTGTAGTAGTTGCGCTCCTTATGCTCCTCCTCGTGCTTCGTCTCTCCCTTGAAGGTGATCGCGTCATTGGTGACCGTAATCTCCACTTGCTTGGGATCGATGTCGGGCAGTGCCGCCTTCACCACTACCTCCGTGTCGGTCTCGAACATCTCGACGGGCGGCTCCCACGCCGTCTCCAGTGGGGCTAATGCACGCATCGGGCGCAGGGTAAAGATGTCCTCCAACAGCCGGTCCACCTCCCGGCGCATCTTTTGAACATCCCCAAACGGTTCTAGACGCATCAGCTTCATCGTCGCTCCCTCCTTTCCTCATTGCTCTCCATGAGACAAGATAGCCAGGATGGCAGCCGAAGACATCGGGCGGAGACCTGATTCGCGGACGGGGAAAAAAACTGCACAGTGGCCAATCGAGACCGAGCGTGATCAGGCGGCCCGAGGGCCGGGTGGTCTCCCGACCTCGAGCGATGGCTCAGAAGGCAATGAGCGGCTTGATCACCCCGTCTAGTTTCTTGTCCATGATCTCGAACGCGCGCGGGATCTCGCCGAAATCGAACGTGTGCGTCGTCATCTTCGTCGGGTCCAACCGACCGCTTTGGAGAATGCGGATCAGACGCTCCATTCGTAACCGGCCACCTGGGCACAGCCCAGTTTTGATGGTCTTCTCTGCCATTCCCACACCCCATTCGATCCGCGGGATATGCACGAACTCGCCCTTGCCGTGGTAGCCGATGTTGGCGATGGTGCCGCCGGGCTTCGTGATTTTGATCGCAGCCTGAAAAGACGTATCTGCCCCCAGCGCCTCGATCGCGGAATCGACGCCCGCACCGCCGGTCAGCTCAAGGATTCGCGCCACGGGGTCTCCCTTCGTGTGGTCGACGATGACATCGGCCCCGTATCCTCGCGCGAGTTGTTGCCGCGCGGGCACCGAGTCCACCCCGATCACCAGGCCGGCGCCCCGGAGCCGCGCGCCCGCGACCGCCATCAGGCCCACGGGACCGAGGGCGATCACCGCCACTGTACCACCGATCGGGACATCGGCCAGTTCGGCGCCCATGAACCCGGTCGAGAGCATGTCGGCGCAGTAGACTGCCGCATCGTCGCTGACTTCGGGCGGGATATGCGCGAGGTTGGCATCGGCTTCGTTAACGTGAAAGTACTCCGCGAACACGCCGTCTTTGATGTTCGCGAACTTCCATCCCCCGAGTGCACCCCCCGATTGTGAGGAGTGCCCTGCCTGCGAGGCTGGATCGCCCCAGTCCGGTGTGATCGCGCCGCAGAGGACACGGTCACCAGGCTTGAAGCGCTTCACCTGAGCGCCGACCTGATGGACGATTCCGACGGCTTCGTGGCCGAGCGTCAGATTTTCGCGCGGGCCGATCGCCCCGTGGATGGTATGCGAGTCCGAGGTGCAGATTAGCGCCCGCGTCGTACTGACGACCGCATCATTCGGCCCCGGCGTGGGAACCGGCTTGTCCATAAATCCAACCTCATCCAGGGATTTCATCACGAACGCCTTCATCAGATCACCTCCCGGCGTGGATCCGCCCGAGACCGGCCTGGGCTCGAAGCGTGCGGCTGACCCAGAAGATCCCCCATGCGGCTAACGCGATCGCGGCGAGCGCAATCCGGGTCACATCGACAATGGGGGTCACTTTGGTCTGCCCGTCGCTGATCTCGATCACGGCGAGGGGCCTGATGACCGCTCCGCCTCCGCCGCCCGCGGCACGGTGATGGTCGTCGTCATGCTTCTCGTCGTCCTTGCGTTGGCCACGACCCATGCCCATCCCGAACCCGAAGCGGACGCTCGCCACCGGGATGATCGTGCGGCCATGGACCTCCATCGGGTCCCCAAACACGGTTCTGACCGTAGCCCTGCCCTGAACGTCTCCGATCCGGTCGATCAACTTGTCAGGCATCATCCCCTCCTTCTACGAAGTCCTCATCTTCAGACGGCCGCGGCGCCAGAGTGTGCACCTGGCGGCGACGGGCGGGCGGCGACAGCTCTCTACACCGTCGCCCACAGGGCCCCGAAACCCGCCAGGATCGCGACCAAGCGGATGACCCAACCGGCAAATGGCACCGCGAAAAGAACTGCGAGCGCGATGGCCCCTACCGCGACCGACCAGTAGATTGAGGGAATCTCCCCGCCCTGTCGCCGAATTCGCTGCAGGACACGCTGCCCGAGCCACGCGGCAACAAAGACCAACCCAGGATACAGCGTGGCGACGTAGAGGAGCATTCCGATGACCGAGAGGGGGATCCCGATGACCGTGAACACGAGCAGCACCGCTGCGACTGGAACGGTGACGAGCAGGACGAACCCTGTGAGAAGGCTGCGCCCAAACCGCTCATGGATCTCCCGCACCACGGGGAATGCTCCCCTCGGCGCGGCTGCAAACGTGACAAGCCCCAGGACAAGGAGGCCGATCATCTCCGCAACGCCCCTCCACAACCAGAAGCGAGGGCCGAAAGGAGCCCCAACAGCCCGGCGCGGCCGCGAAGGCGCGGGCATCTGCGTCGTGCCGCCGGCAATCTGCGCCCCCGACTGGATCTCGATCGGTTGGTCGGCGGCATAGCGCAGCGCACCTCCGATCCGTGCGGTTGGCAGCACGATAATCCGATTGGCCTGGATATCGGCATCGCCCCGAATCGCCCCACCGATCACGACGTCGCCGCCGCCGACGAGCGCGTTCCGCCCTACTCTCCCCGAGACATTGACGCTTCCACCCTGATAACCAGGTCCCGCCCGATCTGCGCTGCGGAGTCCACACGGACGGTGCCACCGGCGAGGACCGCGTCGCCCTTGATGCGCGCACCGATCGTCACCACACCGCCGGCCGCGCGAAGGGCCCGGCCGATCGTGCCGCCGACCGTCAGCGTGCCGCCCGCTGCAAGCACGCCGCCGCTCACGTCCCCGGCGAGATCCACGGTCCCCCCCGTGGCCGCCACGTCGCCGTCAACCGCGGCGGTCGCCGTCACCGTTCCGCCTGCAAGATACAAATCGTCCTGGAGCGCCTCCGAAACGACCACGGTCTGCCCCGTCCGTGGGACGAACGCCATGGCCGGGAGAACGAGCACGCCAATCGAGAGGACACTCATGATCATGCAACTCCCCCACGTTCGCATCATTCTTCACCCCCTCGTGCGTCCTCTAGCAGGCACGTGGATCTCCCCGTCTCCTTACGGGTCCGTGTTCCCACTGGCCCAACGTGGTGGGTGCCGCTACCGCGTCGCGCGTCGTGTTGTTCCGCCATGTGTTTGATTCCTATGAGCATCTTCCGGCTCATCACAAAATTTTCGAATCCATAGGTGGAGTAACGGGCGTTGTCGGGACTCCAGGGGCGTTCGGTGTGAATGTGAGCGACCGAGCGCAGGCGGTCTTGGAATCGAGGTTCCCGATCGGCTCGTCGGCCACGATGAGAGGTGGGTCGTTCGCCAGCGCCCGGGCAATGGCGATGCGCTGCCGCTCTCCTCCGGATACCGCCGAGGTGAGATTGTGGGCGGGGTGGGTCATCTCCACCTCATCCAGCAATGCCATCGCACGCGAACCCTGGTTCCATATTCTATCCGCGTTAACAAATCCCAGGAATCAGCCGCGCCGTGCGGGCGCAATAGGCATCGTACTCGTCGCCGAACTGTGTGCGTAGCAACCTTTCTTCCGCGCGGATGCGCGCGAGGAGCGGAGGGATAATGAGCGCCGTAAGCAGCACGCCGATCGCCGAACGAAACGTCAGAGCCCATCCCAGCGAGTTGACGAGCAATCCCAGATAACTGGGATGGCGGATGAGACCATAGGCACCGCTAGTGACCAGGGTGTGGCCGGGCTGGATAGCAACCAGCCCGCTGAACCGGCGGCCGAGCACAAAGACTGGCCAGATCCGCAGCGCACCACCGGCAGCGAAGAGGGCGACGCCGAGCCAGCGAATGGTGTCACCGTCGATGGTCCAGAACTCCTTCCGGTCCGTGTAGGCTGGCAGATAGGCGTCCAGCAACCCGACCAGCGCGAAGGCGACGATAACCCAGCGGTTGGCACGATCCTCGCGCACCCCTGGACTCAGATTTCCGCCGGCGAAAAGCGCTGCGCCAGATAGCGCGAAGAGTACGATCACGAGCGCGATCAGCGCCGGGTGGGAGAAGAAGGCTGCAAACCCGCCCCAGCCGAGGATGGCAAGGCCGAGATATGCAGCGGTGCCCACAATAACGAGCGTCAATCTGACGGTTGGCATCACCATTGCTGCCTCAGCTGGTCCGCTCCTGATAAGTAAGTTCGAGGACGCTGACCGGCGAGTGATCGGATACGATCAGACACCACCATTGGTATCCCTCTTTCACATTTCAATATAGTGGAAGGGCGCGATGCGACGGGGCTCGAGCAATATCGTTGCCTTCGTCACTCGCCCACCCCTTCGGACGATCCGATCGGAACCTGGCCCGCGGTTCGCTACGCCACTCAGGCTGCCAGCAGGCTCGACATCACCTTGAGGCCGGCCTCCATCCCTCGCCACGGAAGCCCAGCGTGAAACGGGTTGCCAGCATTGAAGCGCCAGGGCAGATAGTACCCGAGCATCATCTTGCCGAGCCGCCAGGCGGGGGAGGTCCCCACCTTGTACTTGGCGAGCGCGTCCGGCCGCACTTCAACCGGCTTCGCCGGGAGCCCCGTCAACCGCAGGGGCACCTGCGCGAAGGTGGCCTTGTCAAACTGCTCCATCACGCACATGCTGGTAGGTTCGAACGCGATCTGGGGCGCTGTCCCGAGGATCCTGGCCGCGAGGTGCTCGGCGGCTGCGTCAGCTTGCAGGAACGCAAGGAATGCCTGCTTCACCGGGAAGTCGCCCGCATCGCCAACGGCGTAAATATCCGGCTGGTCCACGACCTGGCGGGTCCCGAGGTCCGTCCCAATGAATCCTCGCTCGTCCGTCGGAAGCCCAGCAAAGGGTGTCGACGCGATGTACGGTGGGAAGGAGACCAGCAAGTCGAACGGCAGGCGGCGCCCGTTACGGTAGACAACCTCGTCCTTGTCCACGCGCTCGACCACGTATTCGTTGAACCCCGTGATCCCCCGCCGCTCGAACTCCGCGGTCACTGCCTCGTGAA contains:
- a CDS encoding YbaK/EbsC family protein, producing the protein MLLELKHRVSGLELLEGYLDTERVAYTIDEHPPRYTAQELAQVEHVSGRLIAKAVMVVADGNPVMVVVPGVAKVDLGAVRKALGAEEVRLAVEEEFGHLFPGCEVGAMPPFGNLYGVPVLVDAALARDPVIFFNAGSHRRTATMTYTDYARLVHPAVSEFAKEPAAV
- a CDS encoding IS110 family transposase; its protein translation is MLLVGIDWADAEHVYCVMDEAGATLASGSIPHTPEGLAALFAAIRTHARGPEEVSVALETSQGLLVSALLDQGFVVYAINPKAVDRHRERFRVAGSKSDLRDAWVLATLLRTDRALYHPLVPDSEPAQELRVLTRDRAELVRTRTMLSNQLTACLKAYFPAFLDLFGDPDRPVALAVLQRFPTPAALRSASVPQLEGFLRQHHQPGAAAKAREIHARLTQPAFQVAPVILRTKARLAQTLGHQLRALVEETAAYEAEIQRVLRTHPDGELYLSLPGAGDLLAARMVGELGDNRDRYRDPAIAQCAAGTAPVTRASGTSRTVHVRRACIHPLRETMWHFAFCSIIHCAWAKAYYRRARARGKKHAEAVRMLGNVWLRIIIAMRRDHRLYDQAVFLNAREAHLAIAS
- a CDS encoding CBS domain-containing protein gives rise to the protein MLVRDRMTTNVFTVTADTSLERAMSEMRIRHIRRLPVLQEGHLIGIVTWTDLMRAQPSSASTLSRWEIPALLEKAPVREVMTRSVETVAPDIPLEEAATIMRRRKIGGLPVVKNGTLVGIVTESDIFDAFISLLGARYPSYRITLDVDDSAAALPDITAAFHLLGLRLFMVSTYPAEQGRLRVVARVDRAVPLTSLVDSLRERGLETVHAADGGKVIIEVARA
- a CDS encoding universal stress protein, translating into MMRMLVATDGSPHALKAAEMAARLARDLREAEVMLVNVGYFPAIAMGAVGLDAVFDLGDLEEGLQQASQAILDQTMHAFGGLDTRVTRVYRRGDLAGEILKTAEEHKADLIIIGCRGLGQIGGLILGSVSERVLHGARIPVLIVR
- a CDS encoding isoamylase early set domain-containing protein, with the protein product MMTNLVMVSPVTGSVQEVAFRFDARHAPKAKWVALVGSFNRWDTAAHRMKRGPDGAWRITLTLAPGEYPYLFIVDGVPWNDPLDDRRVPCEWGGQYSVRVVR
- a CDS encoding GNAT family N-acetyltransferase; the protein is MVIRVLTTPSRKKDVPPELRPVFERYPRAVELPDGARVRLRPLVPRDEEKLVQMFIGTPYEDLRNLQDNVTNPVIVRRWCRSINYDRVLPIVAELDGKIVGDATLHRRFVEPMRGIGEFRACVRGFMEPMCGIGKFRACVRPEYRRRGLGAVLLREILDLARALGLKQLVVELYQNQVELRKMLLRYGFRDEGLLPVYQRLILIRDVAGEDDERDEP
- a CDS encoding universal stress protein, which gives rise to MQERRIQTILVPTDFSEGAAYALEWARTLARAFRAKIVVLHVLDLPVAWTPLGGLGSIPTPLSAESVEHLTTEAQTILETVARDAPEVAPRLLRKGHPREVILAVVEEVGADAVVMGTHGRRGVSHLFIGSVAEHVVRHSPVPVWTVRAEEPRSSER
- a CDS encoding methyltransferase domain-containing protein, whose amino-acid sequence is MREDRLEWDQKHTAGVPVLEGPPSAYLAAWLPYLPNGRALDLAAGCGRHAIYLAQHGYRVDALDISLVALSRLAHQAQAQKLPVRAAAVDLDDVMLPWATYDLIINSYYLNRALLPQLALALVPGGAVLVETPLYDPAVDYPSEIAHRVGPRELARVFSDLRIAHYEEVPASPPHKKRALCRMVAFRSPFR
- a CDS encoding SHOCT domain-containing protein, whose translation is MWPYGYGGGWGWMAAGWIMMVAFWVLVIAGAVVAVRWMNTRGGDGRLPETPLEILRRRYAAGELTKEQFESMKRDVA
- a CDS encoding Hsp20/alpha crystallin family protein; translation: MKLMRLEPFGDVQKMRREVDRLLEDIFTLRPMRALAPLETAWEPPVEMFETDTEVVVKAALPDIDPKQVEITVTNDAITFKGETKHEEEHKERNYYKREMQYGTFLRTLPFLAEVKGIEAKATYKDGVLEVKVPKSERAKATSVKVKVEQ
- a CDS encoding NAD(P)-dependent alcohol dehydrogenase — protein: MKAFVMKSLDEVGFMDKPVPTPGPNDAVVSTTRALICTSDSHTIHGAIGPRENLTLGHEAVGIVHQVGAQVKRFKPGDRVLCGAITPDWGDPASQAGHSSQSGGALGGWKFANIKDGVFAEYFHVNEADANLAHIPPEVSDDAAVYCADMLSTGFMGAELADVPIGGTVAVIALGPVGLMAVAGARLRGAGLVIGVDSVPARQQLARGYGADVIVDHTKGDPVARILELTGGAGVDSAIEALGADTSFQAAIKITKPGGTIANIGYHGKGEFVHIPRIEWGVGMAEKTIKTGLCPGGRLRMERLIRILQSGRLDPTKMTTHTFDFGEIPRAFEIMDKKLDGVIKPLIAF
- a CDS encoding spore germination protein GerW family protein — translated: MPDKLIDRIGDVQGRATVRTVFGDPMEVHGRTIIPVASVRFGFGMGMGRGQRKDDEKHDDDHHRAAGGGGGAVIRPLAVIEISDGQTKVTPIVDVTRIALAAIALAAWGIFWVSRTLRAQAGLGRIHAGR
- a CDS encoding isoprenylcysteine carboxylmethyltransferase family protein translates to MVMPTVRLTLVIVGTAAYLGLAILGWGGFAAFFSHPALIALVIVLFALSGAALFAGGNLSPGVREDRANRWVIVAFALVGLLDAYLPAYTDRKEFWTIDGDTIRWLGVALFAAGGALRIWPVFVLGRRFSGLVAIQPGHTLVTSGAYGLIRHPSYLGLLVNSLGWALTFRSAIGVLLTALIIPPLLARIRAEERLLRTQFGDEYDAYCARTARLIPGIC
- a CDS encoding FAD-dependent oxidoreductase, coding for MMATGTPRVVVLGGGFGGLEAAFYLRMRLGDRARLTLVSDQDHFLYKPNTIYIPFGMDPDRLKIPLARPTQRKDITFIQAHAREIDPGAKTVVADGSKLSYDFLVVATGAGMRVDEVPGLGEYAQTIWTPSDMLRLRTAFTALPEEVRQGGHPRIVFLVPPNNKCSGPLYEMVFMLDTWLRRQGVRGGVEITWSTYEEGFIQAFGPRLHEAVTAEFERRGITGFNEYVVERVDKDEVVYRNGRRLPFDLLVSFPPYIASTPFAGLPTDERGFIGTDLGTRQVVDQPDIYAVGDAGDFPVKQAFLAFLQADAAAEHLAARILGTAPQIAFEPTSMCVMEQFDKATFAQVPLRLTGLPAKPVEVRPDALAKYKVGTSPAWRLGKMMLGYYLPWRFNAGNPFHAGLPWRGMEAGLKVMSSLLAA